The Geotalea uraniireducens Rf4 genome window below encodes:
- the bioF gene encoding 8-amino-7-oxononanoate synthase — MQTFAEELAALRMEGLFRSMRLVEGNQSKRAVLDGREVLLLCSNNYLGLADHPLLKEAAIRAVERYGVGSGASRLVSGTMELHEALEARIAAFKGTNSALVFNSGYAANTGIISAIAGRGDVIFSDRLNHASIVDGALLSRARFVRYPHNNISVLRRLLEDTEVASGRRLIVTDGVFSMDGDLAKLSELVALKKEFDALLMVDDAHGTGVLGDGGRGSAEQCGVMAEVDIHMGTLGKALGSFGAYAAASREIIDYLVNRARSFIFSTSLPPAVLAASQAAFELVDSPSGAALRLALAANTIRFKAGLQAVGFDTMGSETQIVPVYVGGAQQTMEFSRLLLEEGVFVQGIRPPTVPAGSCRLRCTLMATHSENDLDQAITAITAIGEKLGVI; from the coding sequence GTGCAGACATTTGCCGAAGAACTCGCTGCTTTGCGCATGGAAGGGCTTTTCCGCTCGATGCGGTTGGTGGAAGGGAATCAGTCAAAACGGGCTGTACTTGATGGCCGAGAGGTACTGCTGCTCTGTTCCAACAACTACCTCGGGCTTGCGGACCATCCTCTGCTTAAGGAAGCTGCAATAAGGGCGGTTGAGCGTTATGGGGTCGGCAGCGGCGCATCGCGTCTTGTTTCCGGCACGATGGAACTCCATGAAGCGCTGGAGGCGCGTATTGCTGCATTCAAAGGGACGAACTCCGCGCTTGTCTTCAATTCCGGCTATGCTGCCAATACCGGCATCATTTCTGCCATCGCCGGCAGGGGAGACGTGATCTTTTCAGACAGGCTCAACCATGCCAGCATCGTTGACGGTGCTCTCCTTTCCCGGGCGCGGTTTGTCCGCTATCCCCATAACAATATTTCAGTGCTGCGCCGATTGCTGGAGGATACGGAGGTTGCTTCCGGCAGGCGTCTCATCGTTACCGATGGGGTGTTCAGCATGGACGGAGACCTGGCGAAGCTTTCGGAACTGGTTGCCCTGAAAAAGGAATTCGATGCCCTGCTTATGGTTGATGATGCGCACGGCACAGGCGTTCTTGGCGACGGTGGGCGGGGGAGTGCCGAGCAGTGCGGGGTGATGGCGGAGGTGGATATTCATATGGGGACCCTTGGCAAGGCTTTAGGCTCTTTCGGCGCCTATGCCGCCGCCTCAAGGGAAATCATTGATTACCTGGTCAACCGGGCGCGCAGTTTCATATTTTCCACCTCGCTGCCGCCGGCGGTTCTGGCTGCATCCCAGGCCGCTTTCGAACTGGTGGATTCACCGTCAGGTGCAGCACTCAGGCTGGCGTTAGCGGCAAACACAATACGGTTCAAGGCTGGACTCCAGGCTGTCGGTTTTGACACCATGGGGAGCGAAACCCAGATCGTTCCTGTCTATGTCGGAGGTGCGCAGCAAACCATGGAGTTTTCCCGGCTTCTTTTGGAAGAGGGGGTCTTTGTCCAGGGGATCAGGCCGCCGACAGTTCCTGCCGGGAGTTGCCGGCTGCGCTGCACACTTATGGCGACCCACAGCGAGAACGATCTGGATCAGGCGATCACAGCAATCACGGCAATAGGAGAGAAGCTGGGGGTAATTTAA
- a CDS encoding alpha/beta fold hydrolase, with amino-acid sequence MPNFASRDGVTIHYEDVGEGRPLVFIHGWAMSGRVWRFQQELAASRRFIAMDLRGHGQSTAPMDGYAIDDFADDVVALFTSLDLTDAVLVGWSMGVQVVLQAFPALRPRLAGLVLVSGTPKFSAAEDYPFGLPPVEVKGMGLRLKRDYQKTMGDFFRGMFAEEELDREQYQRIVHEILMGGRSPGPEPARQSLKTLADADLRPQLGLVDRPVLLIHGARDNICLPAASRFMAERLPLSTLRIIEGSGHAPFMTKPAEFNRILREFQENICR; translated from the coding sequence ATGCCGAATTTTGCATCAAGAGATGGTGTAACCATCCACTATGAAGATGTCGGTGAAGGCCGTCCGCTGGTCTTTATCCACGGCTGGGCCATGTCGGGTCGGGTGTGGCGTTTCCAGCAGGAACTGGCAGCTTCCCGCCGGTTTATTGCCATGGACCTGCGCGGCCATGGACAGTCGACTGCGCCGATGGACGGATATGCTATCGATGATTTTGCCGATGACGTTGTTGCGCTGTTCACCTCTCTTGACTTGACTGATGCCGTTCTGGTCGGCTGGTCCATGGGGGTGCAGGTGGTATTGCAGGCGTTCCCCGCTCTCCGTCCCCGACTTGCCGGGCTGGTGCTCGTGTCAGGAACACCAAAATTCAGTGCTGCCGAGGATTACCCCTTCGGGCTGCCGCCGGTGGAGGTGAAGGGAATGGGGCTTCGCCTCAAGCGTGACTACCAGAAAACCATGGGTGATTTTTTCCGTGGAATGTTCGCCGAGGAAGAGCTGGACCGGGAGCAGTACCAGCGGATCGTCCACGAGATCTTAATGGGGGGGCGCTCGCCTGGGCCGGAGCCGGCGAGACAATCGCTTAAAACCCTGGCCGATGCAGACTTGCGACCTCAACTTGGCCTGGTTGACCGGCCGGTGCTCCTTATCCATGGCGCCAGAGACAACATTTGTCTGCCGGCCGCCTCACGCTTCATGGCGGAACGGCTTCCTCTGTCCACATTGCGGATCATCGAAGGGAGCGGCCATGCGCCGTTCATGACCAAGCCTGCTGAGTTTAACCGCATTCTGCGGGAGTTCCAGGAAAACATTTGTCGATGA
- the malQ gene encoding 4-alpha-glucanotransferase, producing the protein MQQERHSMQHRRKSGVLLHPTSLPGSGGIGSFGSDARRFIDFLHKSGQTIWQILPLGPTAYGNSPYSCYSAFAGNPLLVSLETIVDEGDVPGKELKIDLPEERVDYHAVERHKYHVLRKAAASFFTAGEQCRKEDFWRFCDSTFWLHDYALFMALKEHFKGKSWCDWPEDIALRKPEALEEYSQKLGAAIGEQKYMQWQFSRQWLRLKSYANEMGIEIIGDMPIFVAFDSVDVWANPHLFHLNDEGRPTVVAGVPPDYFSKTGQLWGNPLYNWDKVASDGFGWWVARLRNDLSLYDMVRIDHFRGFEAYWEVPAREKTAKNGRWVKGPGESLFHALIDQLGQLPLIAEDLGVITPEVEALRDRFGFPGMKILQFAFGSGPKNPYLPHNHTRNCAVYTGTHDNDTTSGWFASLKEKDQQNILDYLNVSGENISWELIRAALASVADIAVFPLQDILELPSTGRMNIPGVAGGNWSWRFTADALNSSVAKRLKELTKLYGRGKGNHWN; encoded by the coding sequence ATCCAGCAAGAGAGGCATTCCATGCAACACAGAAGAAAAAGCGGTGTCCTGCTCCACCCCACATCTCTGCCGGGTTCCGGGGGGATTGGCTCATTTGGGAGCGATGCGCGCCGTTTCATTGATTTCCTTCACAAGTCCGGTCAAACGATCTGGCAGATATTGCCTTTAGGGCCAACGGCTTATGGTAACTCTCCATACTCCTGCTATTCGGCTTTTGCCGGCAATCCCCTGCTTGTTTCACTTGAAACTATTGTTGACGAAGGGGATGTCCCAGGCAAGGAGTTAAAGATTGATTTGCCGGAAGAGCGCGTTGATTATCACGCGGTTGAACGGCATAAATATCATGTGTTGCGCAAGGCGGCAGCATCTTTTTTCACTGCGGGCGAGCAATGCCGTAAGGAAGATTTCTGGCGCTTCTGTGACAGCACTTTCTGGCTTCACGACTATGCCCTCTTTATGGCGCTCAAGGAACATTTCAAGGGGAAGAGCTGGTGCGACTGGCCGGAAGATATTGCCCTGCGCAAACCGGAAGCCCTGGAAGAATATTCGCAAAAGCTCGGAGCCGCCATCGGTGAACAGAAATATATGCAGTGGCAGTTTTCTCGCCAATGGCTGCGCTTAAAGTCGTATGCAAATGAAATGGGAATAGAAATAATCGGTGACATGCCTATATTTGTAGCCTTTGATTCGGTGGATGTCTGGGCCAATCCACACCTGTTTCACCTGAACGATGAGGGGAGACCGACTGTCGTGGCCGGTGTGCCACCCGATTATTTCAGTAAAACCGGTCAATTGTGGGGTAATCCGCTCTATAATTGGGATAAGGTCGCGTCTGACGGCTTTGGCTGGTGGGTGGCCCGTTTGCGTAACGATCTCTCCCTCTATGATATGGTCAGGATAGACCATTTTCGCGGTTTCGAGGCGTACTGGGAGGTGCCGGCTAGGGAAAAGACAGCAAAAAACGGCCGATGGGTTAAAGGTCCCGGCGAATCTCTCTTTCATGCCTTGATCGACCAACTTGGTCAATTGCCTCTTATAGCAGAGGACCTGGGGGTAATAACGCCAGAGGTTGAAGCTTTGCGGGACAGGTTTGGCTTTCCGGGCATGAAGATCCTCCAGTTTGCTTTCGGCTCCGGTCCCAAGAATCCCTATCTTCCCCATAATCATACAAGGAATTGCGCAGTTTATACCGGAACCCATGACAACGATACTACCTCAGGGTGGTTTGCCTCCCTCAAGGAAAAAGATCAGCAAAATATCCTCGATTATCTTAATGTCAGCGGGGAAAATATCAGTTGGGAGCTGATCCGGGCAGCACTGGCGTCGGTGGCGGATATTGCCGTCTTTCCACTTCAGGATATCCTGGAGCTTCCAAGTACGGGACGGATGAATATCCCGGGTGTTGCCGGAGGCAACTGGTCATGGCGGTTTACTGCCGACGCACTCAACAGCAGCGTAGCGAAACGCCTGAAGGAGCTGACTAAATTGTATGGGCGGGGAAAGGGTAACCACTGGAATTAA
- a CDS encoding metallophosphoesterase produces MSLFFLTFFIVYGSVHVYTFFKARQAVGFGTVTAAILTFFFSVLALAPLLVRLAERDKYESLARFLAYTGYCWMGILFLFFSSALVLDFYNILLQVIGYILRKDFTYLASANTPAFFVPLGCGILFAFYGYFEARNIRTERVVISSPKIPKTIKKLTIVQISDVHLGLIVREERLIRILDTVRAADPDILVSTGDLVDGQINELKGLAELFKGVTPRYGKFAVTGNHEFYAGLKQALEFTERSGFKILRGEQATVAGLVNIAGIDDPAGGSGNVAGHVDEKALLSKLSRDKFNVFLKHRPAVEDGNVGLFDLQLSGHVHKGQIFPFNLVTHLFYPVKSGYSQMTQYSSLYVSRGTGTWGPPIRFLSPPEVTVIELIPS; encoded by the coding sequence ATGAGTTTATTCTTTCTGACATTTTTTATTGTTTACGGCAGCGTTCACGTTTACACGTTCTTTAAAGCCAGGCAAGCCGTTGGGTTTGGAACTGTGACAGCTGCAATACTTACGTTCTTTTTTTCTGTTCTGGCTTTGGCGCCGCTGCTTGTTCGACTGGCTGAAAGGGACAAATATGAGTCTCTGGCCAGATTCTTGGCATACACAGGCTATTGCTGGATGGGTATTCTCTTTCTCTTCTTTTCATCAGCGCTGGTCCTCGATTTTTACAACATACTTCTACAAGTCATAGGATACATACTGCGTAAGGATTTTACCTATCTTGCCTCGGCAAATACGCCTGCGTTTTTTGTCCCTCTTGGCTGTGGAATTCTGTTCGCTTTCTACGGCTATTTTGAGGCAAGGAACATCAGGACAGAACGTGTAGTTATTTCCAGTCCGAAAATTCCAAAAACAATCAAGAAGCTGACCATCGTTCAGATCTCAGACGTTCACCTGGGGTTGATTGTCCGTGAGGAACGATTGATACGGATTCTTGACACGGTTCGGGCGGCCGACCCGGATATTCTGGTTTCCACCGGTGATCTGGTCGACGGGCAGATAAATGAACTGAAAGGACTTGCTGAGCTATTTAAGGGGGTTACGCCACGATACGGCAAATTCGCCGTAACAGGTAATCATGAGTTCTATGCCGGTTTGAAGCAGGCTCTTGAGTTTACAGAACGGTCCGGATTCAAGATTCTCCGTGGTGAACAGGCAACTGTCGCAGGTTTAGTTAATATTGCCGGGATTGATGACCCTGCAGGGGGCTCGGGCAACGTTGCCGGCCATGTAGATGAAAAAGCGCTTCTATCAAAGCTTTCTCGGGATAAATTTAATGTATTCCTAAAGCATCGGCCTGCAGTGGAGGATGGAAACGTCGGCCTTTTTGACCTCCAGCTTTCAGGCCATGTTCATAAAGGGCAGATTTTCCCGTTCAATCTTGTTACCCATCTCTTCTACCCGGTCAAAAGCGGTTATTCTCAAATGACGCAATATTCTTCCCTCTATGTAAGCCGGGGTACCGGCACTTGGGGCCCCCCCATCCGTTTTCTCTCCCCGCCGGAAGTCACCGTGATCGAACTTATTCCGTCATAA
- a CDS encoding homocysteine synthase: protein MSENKFNFDTLALHAGQTPDPTTLSRAVPIYQTSSYVFKSSEHAANLFGLKEFGNIYTRIMNPTTDVLEQRMAQLDGGVGALAVASGQAAISYAVLNITQAGQNIVSTNYLYGGTYNLFHYTLPKLGIMVKFVDTSDPENVRRAIDDKTRLVYSESVGNPKNNVDDFEAIAQIAHAAGIPFVVDNTVTTPYLFKPLEHGADIVAYSLTKFIGGHGTSIGGCVVDGGKFPWNNGKFPEFTEPDPSYHGLKYWEALGNLSYIIKMRVSLLRDMGAALSPFNAFQFILGLETLHVRMPRHVENAQKVAEWLEKNPLVTWVNYPGLASHKDYARARKYLTKGAGAIIGFGIKGGVEAGKRFIDNVKLLSHLANIGDAKSLVIHPASTTHQQLSEAEQLASGVTADFIRLSIGIEDAGDIMADIDQALKASQL, encoded by the coding sequence ATGTCCGAAAACAAATTCAACTTTGATACGCTGGCTCTGCATGCCGGCCAAACTCCTGATCCAACAACCCTGTCCAGGGCAGTCCCTATCTACCAGACCTCGTCCTATGTATTTAAAAGTTCAGAACATGCGGCAAATTTATTCGGACTGAAAGAGTTCGGCAATATATATACGCGGATCATGAACCCGACCACCGACGTGCTGGAGCAGCGCATGGCTCAATTGGACGGCGGAGTGGGGGCGCTGGCTGTGGCGTCTGGTCAGGCGGCAATTAGCTATGCGGTGCTTAACATTACCCAGGCGGGACAGAATATCGTTTCCACCAATTATCTGTATGGCGGCACCTATAATCTCTTTCACTATACATTACCTAAGCTTGGGATTATGGTAAAGTTTGTTGATACATCCGACCCTGAGAATGTGCGCCGGGCAATAGACGATAAGACTCGCCTTGTATATTCGGAATCTGTGGGAAATCCGAAAAACAACGTGGACGACTTCGAGGCAATTGCACAAATTGCCCATGCAGCCGGAATCCCCTTTGTCGTGGATAATACGGTTACAACACCATACCTGTTCAAGCCTCTGGAGCACGGGGCCGATATAGTGGCCTACTCTTTGACCAAGTTCATCGGCGGTCATGGGACAAGTATCGGCGGCTGCGTGGTCGATGGCGGAAAATTCCCTTGGAACAATGGCAAATTTCCTGAATTTACTGAGCCTGATCCGTCCTATCATGGACTTAAATACTGGGAGGCATTAGGAAACCTCTCATATATCATCAAGATGCGGGTAAGTCTCCTGCGTGACATGGGCGCGGCGCTCTCTCCATTCAATGCCTTTCAGTTTATTCTGGGTCTGGAAACACTTCATGTCCGCATGCCGCGTCATGTTGAAAATGCACAGAAAGTTGCCGAATGGCTCGAGAAGAACCCGCTCGTAACCTGGGTAAACTATCCTGGACTTGCAAGCCACAAGGATTATGCTCGTGCAAGAAAGTATCTCACCAAAGGGGCCGGAGCGATTATCGGGTTCGGTATCAAGGGGGGGGTAGAGGCCGGTAAAAGGTTTATCGACAACGTAAAGCTTCTCTCGCATCTTGCCAATATCGGTGATGCCAAGTCGCTGGTCATTCACCCTGCGTCCACCACCCACCAGCAATTGTCAGAGGCGGAACAACTAGCTAGCGGTGTTACAGCTGATTTTATCCGCCTTTCAATTGGCATCGAGGACGCAGGTGATATAATGGCCGACATAGACCAAGCGCTAAAGGCATCCCAGTTGTAG